TCTCTATGAAGGAAAGGTCCTGGGTAAGTTTTGTGGCAGTGAGCATTCTGCTGATGGGCATCACCCTGGCAACCAGTCCATCTTGTCTCCAGGCAACAGACTCACCCTCATCTTCCAGACAGATAACAACAACCCAGAGCGCCACCAGAATGTGGGCTTCTCCGCTCAGTACCAGGCAATAGGTAACACTTTCTAACCCTTCTCCTGTCAGCCTGTCACTTCCTTCTGCTTATTAACTTAATTAACGTGATAACTTTCTCATCACCAGACCTCGATGAGTGTTCCTCACCTGCACCTGAAGATGGCTCAGGTCCAGTCTGCGATCAGATCTGCCTCAACACTCTTGGCTCATACCTGTGTTCCTGTCACCACGGCTATGAACTTCGCTCAGACCAGCGCTCCTGCATGTGTGAGTATTGCACAGATACATGCCTATCATGCATGTGTGCTCAAAGTGTCCCTACAACATTTCTTGTCTTCCTTCTCTCCCAGTATCCTGTGGTGGTGGTATATTTGATGAGCCAGAGGGACATCTGTCCAGTCCAGGATACCCTAACTCCCCACCTCATGCCGTTTCCTGTCAGTACGTAATTGCTGTAGAATCTGGCTTCACTGTGTCTCTCAGCTTCTCTGACAACTTCCAGATCGAGAGTGTGGACACTGAGCAAGGCCTAAACTGTCTCCATCACTGGTTGCAGGTACTAACAAAAAGGTTCcatacactgtacatttttatatCAATACAGGGTAATAGGTGGATACGTCCTtcaataaataaactgtgtatTCCTCTCTTAAAAGTTGACCATTCCAGACAGAGAGCCCATAAAGCTGTGTGGTTCAAAGAGTCCAGGTCTGATAGctacaaactccaacactgtCAAGCTGGAGTACCACACTGATGACCAAGGCCTGAGCAACGGCTGGAGCCTGGactacagcacacacagtgagagggagaagaatGAAAGTAGAAATTAGCCAAAGAGCAATTAAACTGCTGTTTGGGGGTTTTGAGTGCCATTGTGAAACCATTTTGGCATTCAGTGAAGTACAGTTTCCACCATATTGTCTGCTTGAAGCATTGGCTAACTTTAGATATGCATTTGATGTGTAATGTCTGCTTTCCCACTGTGTTTCCAGGAGTGCAGTGTCCAGTTCCTGATAATGTGGCTAAAGGCAGAGTCACACCGATCTTGAGTGAATATTTCTACAGAGACCACATCTTTGTGCGCTGTGACCTAGGATACAAGCTGATGATGGTTAGATAAAACTTTTTACTACAATGAGCTACACTTCACGTCAACAGAAAGCACTGTACATGTAATATAAACTATATTAAAAATATCTGGGCCAGCATTTTATCAGTtcacctctgttttctttcaggaTGGTCAGGAGATCGAGAGCTTTTCTACCACATGCCAGAATAACGGACAGTGGCACCTCCCTCTCCCAGAATGCCACAGTATGTTGCATTCAAGCTCACACAAAACATCAGTTGCAAAATTAATAGAAACTATACTGTGATTTAACCACAAGTCCTCTTGAtaatttgttattgttttgtttttttctgcagtaattgATTGTGGAGAACCTGAACCTTTGCTGAATGGAGGGGTGATCTTCCTGTCTGGTTTTCAGAATCAGTACCTGTCTGTTGTTCAGTATCACTGTAATGAACCGTTTTACTCTCTCTTCGGGGGTGTAAATGGTGAGACATTTACATACATCATCCGCTAACGTACAGATTTTTGAGGCCAACCTTCAGTTTCCATTAGCAGACTGTTGTAGCTCGTTTGAGTTGTATGggatctgtttttgtttttttgagtgtTACAGTATCAATGTGTGGTACTGCAGTTTAAGTGCAGACTTGATGTTTAATATGATTGATACACAGATTTTCAGTAGTAGAGGAATGATTGGAAGCAACTGGAAGCTTGAAAATACCTTTTTCACAAAATATACTTACAAATTATTTAcgtttattgatttattttacaaaacataGCATTAGCAAAATGTTAAGCATTGGCAAAAATAGTAACATAAGACCAAGAATGAATTGAATGTTTTTCAGCTTGGTGTAGCATCACAAATGGGTGTGGTCAGGGGTGTGCTCTGTTGCACCTGCCCAACTGTGATGTTATGTTGTACTAACACACCAGGGACTACACTTGAACATGGATTTCTACATCACTGATgtctacatcactgcagcaaaatgaGACATCCAGTATTTAAGATTGTTAGCTGGTTCTGAGTTGCTTTTAAGCAAGAGATTAATGgcaaactgtatttttatttttattttgtttcctgctgctcttcagtTATCTTCACCTGTGAAGCAGACAGAAATTGGAGATCTAACAATGATGTTGTTGTCAGTCCAACATGCTTACCAGGTATTGCTTTTCATTACAgaaacaatgacctgaaaaaCCTAATGTCAAATGTCTAACTCTAGAGAACATAAAGTCTGTACTTGTGTGAAACTTCATATTTATGTGTACGTCTGTATCACATCCAGTTTGTGGCCAGCCAACAAAACACCTTTCTTCCTATCAGAGGATCATTGGAGGGGATGATGCTCCAGATGATACCATCCCCTGGCAGGTGCTACTGAATATagacggaggaagaggaggaggtatGGTGATTGCAGACCGCTGGATTATGACTGCAGCTCATGTGGTTAAAGATGCGGAAGGAACAGCATCACCCAATGCTGTACAGGTAAGTGGGCCACTGTAGTTGTTACCTGCATACCCACTGTATCCATGTTTTTGCACAGAATTTATTTTCTCCTGTGCTGTTCATTTGCAGGTTTACATGGGACATACTATTGTTGAAACATTGATGGGCTCTCCTGTGAAAGCTGCCTCAGTCCATCCTCACCCTGACTATAATCCTGAAATCTACAACAATGACATTGCCTTGATCAAACTACAAGACCCAATCACATTCAATCCATCCATAATGCCCATATGTTTGCCAGCAGAGGATGCCACATACGTCACAGGCGTGATGGGGTAAAGAAACAACTGTATaatctattttatattatataatattatttaatttctctgattttagtctctcttttttcccttgttGTGCCATCTGTGTATCTTGTCTGGCTTCTAAGCAAGGGACTCTGATTTGCTTTCTTATTTTAAGTTCACCATAACCCTGCCTTCTATATCTCTTTCAGACTGGTGTCAGGCTTTGGCCTTACAAGAGAGAACAACAGAACGCTTTCAACAAATAAGCTGAAGTACGTGCACATCCCTGTGGTGGACCAGGGAGTATGCAGTACatcaattaattcattaaaGCAGACAAGGGCCAACATACCAAGCCTGACAAATAACATGTTTTGTGCTGGAGTCCCTGAGGGTGGGAAGGACTCCTGCCAAGGTGACAGTGGAGGCCCCTATGCCCTGAATGACAACGGACGGTTCTGGGCTGCAGGGGTTGTCAGCTGGGGGGTTGACTGCGGAAAGAAGGGAATGTATGGAGTCTATACCAGAGTCACCAACTACCTGGACTGGATCAACAAGGTCATGCAGGAGAACTGACATTTACAGTAATTCACTACAAACCTGATGCAAAGATGatgacatttacagtaaaataagacaaaagagAACTAATTTTGTTCTAAATATACCCTTGTCTAAAGTGTTGATACAAATTGTGTCACAAGAAAAGCAATAAATTAAGATAATCAACCAGTTGCTGATAAAATGATTAAGTGCAAATCTCTACTTATGATTAGAACCATTACAAAACTTCTTAAAATGATCAACTGAATGTCATACAGCGTGTTCACTAAGGTCAGTGAATTGTATTTTAATCTACCAAAAGCGTTTTTCCCTCAAGTTTAAATAAAGCGATATAATGCAGACTTACATGTGTCTTTTAATGCATTTATCTCAGAGAAGTCACAGATCTTTCCTTGGTATTTATGTAACTGTAACACCTTACACAATGACAGACACCTCAGTTATATAGTGTTGATAATTACATATACTGTGAGTATTATGTCATGATCTGCTCTCTGTGAGACTCACTGAGACTCACCTTTGTCCCCTTAGTTAATTAGTCCTTTTGTGCGTCTATATATTCTTGTCTTTCCCCTGCtgtggccctgaaggtcaaagcacaacaacatctcagaaaacaaaacatttcaggaaACGGGAAATACTGACCATATACTGCTCTGTTAATTTCTTGACATAATATTAAGATAACCTGGGCTCTCCTGCACCTCACACTGAAGAGCACCAGGCATGCCCTTCAACGATCACACGCGGGGCGTCGGAGAGCGCGCAAGAGCTCGTGCTTCTCAGGTTAAGGTTGGAGGAGCCTGATGCGGTTGTGATACTTTATAGTTAAATACGTGTTGATGAGTAATGATTAACGAATGTATTatgtctgtttatgtttataCAGAGAGCCATGTCTGTTGTCATGGctctctgtgtaaacacatcTCATACACACGAATGAATTAAAACGTGCCTACGTGTCTTCATTATGAATATTTCGTTTCCTCTATGACCACTCCGGCTCCGTGTAATCAAACCAGGCACCAATCGATCGTGAACATATCCACTGGGTAAACTGGGAATTGACTggggttctgtccaatcacaaacaagaggCACTGTCCCGCCCTTTCCGTAATTTGAAACGatgttgtgttttatgaaatttagttttgttttctgaaaaatCGTTTTGTTCTTTGAATTGTGATTGTGCTTTGTCCTGAGGGGTCATCTTATTCCCCCCGTgagttgtcagtgttttgttgaattTACTGACTGTTTCATTTGTAGATTACTTgatttttcctccctctcctgtgtttgtctctgtgtccagTTTGTAACATTTAGTTACCTAATTTCTCTTTGTGAAGGCACAAGAACAGTATGTGCTTTCCCTCTACTGACTTTTTTGTGTCGTCACTAAACTTTTGATCAAATTTTGGAACTTTTCACTTCAAACCAACACAGTTTTACTCTTTATTTTGCTAGTTTGATCACAGTGGAACAATTATCAAGCCATTCTTGGGACTTTTCTCTTGCAGCTCATGTTTGCACTTATTCTTGccaagacaaagacaaatactGGAGGTTAAATCCCACTGCAATCCACTGCCTGCGCAACATTAATGATCCATCTGAATGTGAAACATTTCTCCTGAAACAGTAAATCAGACACTTATATGCTCCCTCCAGACATGGGTTGGACATGCTGTGTCATTTGGTGAGTATGATCAAGACTTTTAACCTATGTGTTGTATGTTTCAGTGAattcttaatgtttttaatggatTTCCATCTTGACTAATGTAATCTGTTgtacctgctgtgtgtgtctgtctgagtgtggATCTTCTTATTATATGTCGTTGTTCCTGTATTATATATTGTCTATAAGATAGTTTTTATGCTTAACCAAATAATCTGTTTCTTAAAATACCATTCAGCTAAATCAAagcaaaatgttaaaagtttaaaaaaaaaaaaaaagattgtgtcactctgtttgttctttttctgtttgcatcaACTTTGGACCAGCACTTTAGTTCCAACTGTCTCTGCTCATGCACCTTCTcaggtttctgtttgtgtcagtgtgtgaatgctgGCAGCAGCCTGACTCTGATCCTCCGATGCACGGAGAGGTGAAGTCCCCCCAGTATCCCCAGCCTTACCCTCCAAACCTGCAGGAGCAGTGGGATCTCAGTGTGGCTGAGGGCTACCGGATCCGACTCACCTTCACACACATGGACATTGAAGCTTCTGCAGGATGCCACTATGACGCCCTTACAGTCAGAGCCATATttcaacacatacacagtatttcCATAAACAACTGCGCTGTAGTGCTTGAGTTCTTAACTTAAGTGTGACTGAAGAACCAGCTTTGACAACCTGACTCGAGCTCGAATATCTGAAGTGTCTAAAACACAGGGTTACAGATCTGATCATATGAGAGTTAAGCTTTAACTTCTAGCCTTATAAACTGCCACAGACATAgtattgataataataaatcaatattGCATAGGACCGAAGACTAACAACAAAGCACATTTGCTTAGAAGCTTCTAGCAGGCAGGGCACAGACACATTTGGTGTTTTCACAGCAAGTTTTCCTCATCATGATGAAGTTTTTATCCTGTATACGATCCCTCAGGTTCTCTATGAAGGAAAGGTCCTGGGTAAGTTTTGTGGCAGTGAGCATTCTGCTGATGGGCATCACCCTGGCAACCAGCCCATCTTGTCTCCAGGCAACAGACTCACCCTCATCTTCCAGACAGATAACAACAACCCAGAGCGCCACCAGAATGTGGGCTTCTCCGCTCAGTACCAGGCAATAGGTAACACTTTCTAACCCTTCTCCTTTCAGCCTGTCACTTCCTTCTGCTTATTAACTTAATTAACGTGATAACTTTCTCATCACCAGACCTCGATGAGTGTTCCTCACCTGCACCTGAAGATGGCTCAGGTCCAGTCTGCGATCAGATCTGCCTCAACACTCTTGGCTCATACCTGTGTTCCTGTCACCACGGCTATGAACTTCGCTCAGACCAGCGCTCCTGCATGTGTGAGTATTGCACAGATACATGCCTATCATGCATGTGTGCTCAAAGTGTCCCTACAACATTTCTTGCCTTCCTTCTCTCCCAGTATCCTGTGGTGGTGGTATATTTGATGAGCCAGAGGGACATCTGTCCAGTCCAGGATACCCTAACTCCCCACCTCATGCCGTTTCCTGTCAGTATGTAATTGCTGTAGAATCTGGCTTCACTGTGTCTCTCAGCTTCTCTGACAACTTCCAGATCGAGAGTGTGGACACTGAGCAAGGCCTAAACTGTCTCCATCACTGGTTGCAGGTACTAACAAAAAGGTTCCATACGCTGTACATTTTTATATCAATACAGGGTAATAGGTGGATACGTCCTtcaataaataaactgtgtatTCCTCTCTTAAAAGTTGACCATTCCAGACAGAGAGCCCATAAAGCTGTGTGGTTCAAAGAGTCCAGGTCTGATAGctacaaactccaacactgtCAAGCTGGACTACCACACTGATGACCAAGGCCTGAGCAACGGCTGGAGCCTGGactacagcacacacagtgagagggagaagaatGAAAGTAGAAATTAGCCAAAGAGCAATTAAACTGCTGTTTGGGGGTTTTGAGTGCCATTGTGAAACCATTTTGGCATTTATGAAACTAAGAGTTGGCTAACTTTAGATATGCATTTGATGTGTAATGTCTGCTTTCCCACTGTGTTTCCAGGAGTGCAGTGTCCAATGCCGGGTAATGTGGCTAAAGGCAGAGTCACACCGATCCTGAGTGAATATTTCTACAGAGACCACATCTTTGTGCGCTGTGACGTAGGATACAAGCTGATGATGGTTAGATAAAACTTTTTATTACAATGAGCTACActtaataacaaaaaacatttatttgtcttaaatatctatctatataaATATCAGGGTAACATTTTATCAattcctgtctttcctctttcagGATGGTCAGGAGATCGAGAGCTTCTCTACCATGTGCCAAAACAATGGACAGTGGCACCTCCCTCTCCCAGAATGCCACAGTATGTTGCATTCAAGCTCACACAAAACATCAGTTGCAAAATTAATAGAAACTATACTGTGATTTAACCACAAGTCCTCTTCATTATTtgttattcttttgtttttctacagtaATTGATTGTGGAGAACCTGAACCTTTGCTGAATGGAGGGGTGATCTTCCTGTCTGGTTTTCAGAATCAGTACCTGTCTGTTGTTCAGTATCACTGTAATGAACCGTTTTACTCTCTCTTCGGGGGTGTAAATGGTGAGACATTTACATACATCATCCGCTAACGTACAGATTTTTGAGGCCAACCTTTGGTTTCAATTAGCAGACTGTTGTAGCTCGTTTGAGTTGTATGggatctgtttttgttttttttgagtGTTACAGTATCAATGTGTGGTATTGCAGTTTAAGTGCAGACTCATTTCTTCTCTGCATTACTGCTTTACAACAATGTACATTTCACTCAAAGTGATGCAGACTTGATGTTTAATATGATGAAAACACTCAGCAAATTTTCAATAGTACctggaaatacatttattacaaaatatattttaaagtatttacaTATAAGTATTTTATAAAGAATAGCAGTAGCAAAAAAACACTAACTTAGCATCACTGATGGGTGTGGTCAGAGTAAAAGATTAACAGCAAActactttttttgtttcctgctgctcttcagtTACCTTCACCTGTGAAGCAGACAGAAAGTGGAGATCTAACAATGATGTTGTTGTCAGTCCAACATGCTTACCAGGTATTGCttttcatgacaaaaacaatgacctgCAAAACCTTATGTCAAATGTCTAACTAGGAGAACATAAAGTCTGTACTAGTGTGAAACTTCATATTTATGTGTACGTCTGTATCACATCCAGTTTGTGGCCAGCCAACAAAACACCTTTCTGCCTATCAGAGGATCATTGGAGGGGATGATGCTCCAGATGATACCATCCCCTGGCAGGTGCTACTGAATATagacggaggaagaggaggaggtatGGTGATTGCAGACCGCTGGATTATGACTGCAGCTCATGTGGTAAAAAATAAGGGAATAACCGCACCACCTGAAACTGTGCGGGTAAGTGGGCCACTATTGTTGTTATCTGCATTGCCTACATGTTTTTGCACTGACATTTATTTCCTCTTGTGCTGTTGATTTGCAGATT
The window above is part of the Lates calcarifer isolate ASB-BC8 linkage group LG15, TLL_Latcal_v3, whole genome shotgun sequence genome. Proteins encoded here:
- the LOC108880662 gene encoding complement C1r subcomponent isoform X1, giving the protein MFHLNVRHLLPQQQVSSLTNIFNPEMGWTHWIILFLFVSVCECWLQPDSDPQMHGEVKSPQYPQPYPPNLQEQWDLSVAEGYQIQLTFTHMDIEASAGCHYDALTVLYEGKVLGKFCGSEHSADGHHPGNQSILSPGNRLTLIFQTDNNNPERHQNVGFSAQYQAIDLDECSSPAPEDGSGPVCDQICLNTLGSYLCSCHHGYELRSDQRSCMLSCGGGIFDEPEGHLSSPGYPNSPPHAVSCQYVIAVESGFTVSLSFSDNFQIESVDTEQGLNCLHHWLQLTIPDREPIKLCGSKSPGLIATNSNTVKLEYHTDDQGLSNGWSLDYSTHRVQCPVPDNVAKGRVTPILSEYFYRDHIFVRCDLGYKLMMDGQEIESFSTTCQNNGQWHLPLPECHIIDCGEPEPLLNGGVIFLSGFQNQYLSVVQYHCNEPFYSLFGGVNVIFTCEADRNWRSNNDVVVSPTCLPVCGQPTKHLSSYQRIIGGDDAPDDTIPWQVLLNIDGGRGGGMVIADRWIMTAAHVVKDAEGTASPNAVQVYMGHTIVETLMGSPVKAASVHPHPDYNPEIYNNDIALIKLQDPITFNPSIMPICLPAEDATYVTGVMGLVSGFGLTRENNRTLSTNKLKYVHIPVVDQGVCSTSINSLKQTRANIPSLTNNMFCAGVPEGGKDSCQGDSGGPYALNDNGRFWAAGVVSWGVDCGKKGMYGVYTRVTNYLDWINKVMQEN
- the LOC127143319 gene encoding complement C1r-A subcomponent, which gives rise to MLPPDMGWTCCVIWFLFVSVCECWQQPDSDPPMHGEVKSPQYPQPYPPNLQEQWDLSVAEGYRIRLTFTHMDIEASAGCHYDALTVLYEGKVLGKFCGSEHSADGHHPGNQPILSPGNRLTLIFQTDNNNPERHQNVGFSAQYQAIDLDECSSPAPEDGSGPVCDQICLNTLGSYLCSCHHGYELRSDQRSCMLSCGGGIFDEPEGHLSSPGYPNSPPHAVSCQYVIAVESGFTVSLSFSDNFQIESVDTEQGLNCLHHWLQLTIPDREPIKLCGSKSPGLIATNSNTVKLDYHTDDQGLSNGWSLDYSTHRVQCPMPGNVAKGRVTPILSEYFYRDHIFVRCDVGYKLMMDGQEIESFSTMCQNNGQWHLPLPECHIIDCGEPEPLLNGGVIFLSGFQNQYLSVVQYHCNEPFYSLFGGVNVTFTCEADRKWRSNNDVVVSPTCLPVCGQPTKHLSAYQRIIGGDDAPDDTIPWQVLLNIDGGRGGGMVIADRWIMTAAHVVKNKGITAPPETVRIYMGYTNIETLTDPHMNASSVHVHPDYNNFNKIDYNNDIALIKLQDPITFNPSIMPICLPAEDATYVTGTMGLVSGFGVTEENKIRKLTNKLKYVNLPVVDQGVCSRSITSLKRARANIPSLTNNMFCAGVPEGGKDSCQGDSGGPYALNDNGRFWAAGIVSWGVDCGKQGMYGVYTRVTSYVDWINKVMQEN